acacacacacaaaacaaacctatctcaaagaaaaaaaagaaaaaaagaaaaaaaaaaaaagaaaccccagTTCAGACAACATGCTAGAAACATGGGCAGGGTTGTAAAAACAAGCATCTGCTTAACCTGACACAGCCATCTGCTCAGTATGGCGGCAAGTCAGGGACTCACCAGGACCCGCGAGCTCCCCTAGGGTAGGTACCCTCGTCTTGGTTGAACCTACTTGGAGACAGGGCCCTCTACCTTGAGCACCAAATGCTGTAAGGCTACTCCAACAAGCCTCTACCTTCAACCCCTACAGGGGCAGCCTTCAGAGCCCCTCCTCTTCCCTAAGGGCGACTTTCTTCCCTGCACCTCTGCACCCAGGAGACTTGCTGTTGAGACTAACTACCCAGCAGGAGAGGGTTAAAGGAGACAGCAGTGTGGGGCAGGGCCAGCTTAAGGCTGCCAGCTACTGGCCGTGAGGAAATCCAGAGGGCAGCAGCCTGCACTTAGACGGCCCTCGCTCACCGCCTGCCTGCAGCCAGTTCTGTACAAGGCACAATGGCCCCGAGGACAGGTGAGGAACCCGTATCCCCTGCCATTTGCTCTGAGGGTAGCTGGCCCTCAACCCGCTGGTGGGAATTCCGGATTGGGTCGTGGATACTTCTAATCCTGACCACAGAGGGTCTCTGTTACGCTTCCCCTTGGTGGTGGCACTGGGGAAGGGGCAAAtaaaggcagggcaggcaggagcAAGTACCTAACCCCTGAGTATGACAAGGTGCAGAAACCAGGGCTCAGCGCTCCCCACAATCCTACCTCACAGCTTGCCAGGATGGTTGGTGTATAGCTACAGCCTGCAATCTTTCTAGCTACCGTTCCTCCCGTGTGAGCAGGAAGCCGGCGTCTTATAGCTTGCCTGGCTTTGGCGTGCTACCGTGATGCCGGGGCTGCCCCACCAAGTCTCTCTCCAACACCACCATTATGCAGTCACACCAGACGCATACTGTGTAGGTGCGGAACAGTGCTGTCCTGCCTAACCTAAGCTGGAGTTCTCAGCATACCCCAAGGTAGATTTAGAATTGAGGTGCTGGCCGAGTCCCTGTGAGTTGATGTAGACGGTCAGGGTTTTCTAGACCCCATTCTTCTGCTAACAGAATATACAGCCTGCATATACTGGGGAGCAAAATAGGATGTGCGTCCCCCATCTGGGGGCCTAACAGGCAGGGGGTGCCTGGCTTGATGTCCAGTCATTGAGGACCACAAATGAATATGCTGCCCGGGTCTATTCCAGAATATTCTGGAACAGCCAGGTCTCGGCCAGcagtttggttctgtttttcagCCTGACTGTTGCATATACCCCAGAGGATACAGACTGCCACATGGCCTAGTGGCCAGGGCCCAGGTTGCCTGTGAAGCCAGGGTGCAATGGAAGAGCCAAGCCCTCGGTGTCCCTGCAGTGAGATGGGGACCACCATGTGCTGGTTCCACGAGTTGGAAAAGTGAAGTTGCTTCCAAGCCTCGGGCCTGGCTACCTACTTTGGTATCAAAGTGGGTTGACCAAATGTCTTAGTGTACAAACAACATCCTTCTCTTACAATGGCTGGGGACTAGGGAAGCCCAGGGTTTGGCTCACATCCTGGGCCACAGTCCTCTGGGCACCTCCTTGCCAAGCCCTTCTCCCCACAGGAGGCCCAGCCCTGGTGGTGCTTCTGGCTTTCTGGGTGGCACTGGGCCCCTGTGACCTGCAGGGGACAGATCCTGGAGCATCAGCAGATGCCGAGGGCCCCCAGTGCCCTGTCGTCTGTACCTGCAGCTATGACGACTACACCGATGAGCTCAGCGTCTTTTGCAGTTCGAGAAACCTCACACAGCTGCCTAATGGCATCCCAGTCGGCACCAGGGCCCTGTGGCTCGACGGGAATAAcctctcctccatcccctcaGCGGCTTTCCAAAACCTGTCCAGCCTGGACTTCCTCAACCTGCAGGGCAGCTGGCTGAGCAGCCTGGAGCCCCAGGCCCTGGTGGGCCTGCAGAACCTCTACCACTTGCACCTAGAGCGGAACCTGCTCCGGGGCCTACCTGCTGGCCTGTTCACGCACACGCCCAGCCTGGCTTCACTCAGCCTGGCCAACAACCTCCTGGGCAGGCTGGAAAAGGGGCTGTTCCAGGGCCTCGGTCACCTTTGGGCCCTCAACCTGGGTTGGAACAGCCTAGTGGTACTGCCTGACACGGTGTTCCAGGGCCTGGGTAACCTCCGTGAGCTGGTGCTGGCCGGCAACAAACTGGCTTACCTGCAGCCTTCGCTCTTCTGCGGCTTGGGTGAGCTGCGAGAGCTGGATCTGAGCAGGAATGCACTGCGCAGCATCAAAGCCAACGTCTTCATACACCTGCCCCGGCTGCAGAAGCTGTACCTGGGCCACAACTTTGTCACAGCTGTGGCCCCCGGTGCCTTCCTGGGCATGAAGGCATTGCGTTGGCTGGACCTGTCCCATAATCGCGTGGCAGGGCTCCTGGAGGACACCTTCCCAGGCCTGCTGGGTCTGCATGTTCTGCGCTTGGCACACAATGCCATCACTAGCTTGCGGCCGCGTACTTTCAAAGACCTACACTTTCTGGAGGAACTGCAGCTTGGTCATAATCGCATCCAGCAGCTAGGTGAGAAGACATTTGAGGGCCTGGGGCAGCTAGAGGTGCTGACACTCAATGACAATCAGATCCACGAGGTCAAGGTGGGTGCCTTCTTTGGCCTCTTCAATATGGCTGTTATGAATCTCTCTGGCAACTGTCTCAGGAGCCTCCCGGAGCGGGTGTTCCAGGGGCTGGGCAAGTTGCACAGCCTGCATCTGGAGCACAGCTGCCTGGGCCGCATCCGCCTGCACACTTTCGCTGGCCTTTCTGGGCTGCGCAGGCTCTTCCTCAGGGGCAACAGCATCTCCAGCATGGAAGAACAGAGCCTAGCAGGTCTCTCTGAGCTGCTGGAGCTCGACCTTACCGCCAACCAGCTCACACATCTGCCCGGCCGGCTTTTCCAGGGCCTTGGCCAGCTCGAGTACCTGCTCCTCTCATATAACCAGCTGTCGGTGCTGTCTGAGGATATCCTGAGACCCCTGCAGCGGGTCTTCTGGCTGGACGTCTCACACAACCGCCTGGAGGCACTATCTGAAGGCCTTTTCTCACCGCTGGGGCGGCTGCGCTATCTCAGCCTCCGGAACAACTCCTTGCAGACTTTCTCACCACAGCATGGCCTGGAGCGTCTGTGGCTCGATGACAACCCCTGGGACTGCCGCTGTCCCCTCAAGGCACTGCGTGACTTTGCCCTGCAGAACCCCAGCATTGTCCCCCGCTTTGTTCAGACTGTCTGTGAGGGGGATGACTGCCAGCCGGTGTACACCTTCAACAACATCACCTGTGCTGGCCCTGCCAACGTCTCAGGCCTCGACCTACGAGACATCAGCGAGACACACTTTGTGCACTGCTGACCCTGGCTACGCCTGGCCTGGCCTGATGCTGCCTTGTGGTCAGGACAGCATCTCCCTGTTACCAGAATAAGCTGGCTCTCAAAGCCagcagggagtggggggggggaggggaggggagaaatacCTGCCCATCTCTAGGGGACAGGCCTGGGCTGCTCACTTCCTAGAAGCAGAGCAGTACTGGCAGCTATGTGGCCTAAATTCGGAAAGGCTGGGCGCAGGCTGGGTGCCCGAGGGCCCAACCAGGAGGGCAAGTGCTCAGCAGCACTCCCTGCTGGCAACTATTAAATCAGCACTAAGCATGGCTTATGTATGACTTTCTCCGTGTTCCTTGTCCCCACCCCTTCTGTCCTGTCCTAGCTCTGCTGAACCCAGTCTGTGCCTTGCTGGTGTTGGGGATATGTGTCCCACTTCATCCTGCTGTGTCTGTCCTCTTGGGCTTCCTAGGACCCTCTCCTCCAACCCAAGGAACTGTGGGCACTGCACCCCTCCCTGGGGCACTGCACCCCTCCCTGGGGCACTGCATCTCTCCCTCGGGGCACTGCACTGGAGCCAGGTGGGGTTCTCACAGCTGTCCAGATCCCAGGTGGTCAGAGCACAGGTGTGGAGCTCACCACACTGCCCATTGCTGGGCAGTAACGGTAGGAGTTGAGGATAGCACTTCCCATCTGACACCTTGCAGGAACCATCCCCTGCAAGGGGTCCCAGACCTCCAGTCTCCCAAGACCTCAGCTTTGCCCTAGGAAGACAACAGATCACCATCTGCTTTCCTTTCTGACCTTTCCAGAGGAGGAAAGGGCCTCTGTGCCTCAGCTCACATTTGAACTCTCATTCTATGGCCTGCAGCTGCCCCAGGCCTTCAGCAATGTGCCTAGCTGATCCCACAGGTTTCTGAAAACACAACAtgcccacacccctcccccaaaacaagACAGACATCCTCACCACATCTTCAGGCCCCTTTATATCTTTACTAATACTGCCTTAGAATGTACCAAAAGCCATCTTACTGAGGACAGAAGGGTCTGGATGCTAGGTTCTTCACAAGGTGGGGTGATATGTTTAATGGCAGATTCCTGTAAGTTACCAGATGTAGCTGTAACCCACACAGTGTACCACAGAAGGCTCCATAGCACAGCCCTTGTAGGCACTCAGGGTCAGTCAGGATGAGGAAGTATTGGCCAGCTCATGTATGGTGTGACTGAGCAGCCTGTGGATCTGGCAGAAGAGACTAGGGCTCGACAAAGCCACACGCTGGAGGTTAAGGCTGCGACTATCTCAAGAAACTAGGACCCGAGCCATCCCCTCAGCTACAAATTATCTGGTGAAGCTGCTGATTGTAGGTAAACTCTACCCAAACACCCTTGGGAAATGTCACTCTACTGCATGGAGATAATCACACAGACCAGCCATTGCTCAGGTCAGCAAATGCAGGTCCCAAGACAGTCCTGAGGATCTCCGCTCCCAGAGTTCCTGTAACAGCACACAGTGCCAGGAGGCGGCTATGAGACATCTGTCAGGAGGGCAGAGCAGCCATCCTGTGCAGAACTTTCTGGGCTATGGAAGTGAGCGCAGAGTATGCAGTGCTCTTGGGAAACTCCTGGATGAAGTCACGGCCCTCTTCCAGGCTCCTGGTGAGCTGGGGGTCCAGGGGAACA
Above is a window of Onychomys torridus chromosome 8, mOncTor1.1, whole genome shotgun sequence DNA encoding:
- the Igfals gene encoding LOW QUALITY PROTEIN: insulin-like growth factor-binding protein complex acid labile subunit (The sequence of the model RefSeq protein was modified relative to this genomic sequence to represent the inferred CDS: deleted 3 bases in 2 codons; substituted 1 base at 1 genomic stop codon) produces the protein MSEGADPRLRLATGPTALLRPHFYCPHPDLSTSSACXETGPNIPQLPEKLSLLKPSTAFPGPSRVHSHHPRQGKGTELKAGFAELEYPPGHSSQALEKEAGMWLRQGGPALVVLLAFWVALGPCDLQGTDPGASADAEGPQCPVVCTCSYDDYTDELSVFCSSRNLTQLPNGIPVGTRALWLDGNNLSSIPSAAFQNLSSLDFLNLQGSWLSSLEPQALVGLQNLYHLHLERNLLRGLPAGLFTHTPSLASLSLANNLLGRLEKGLFQGLGHLWALNLGWNSLVVLPDTVFQGLGNLRELVLAGNKLAYLQPSLFCGLGELRELDLSRNALRSIKANVFIHLPRLQKLYLGHNFVTAVAPGAFLGMKALRWLDLSHNRVAGLLEDTFPGLLGLHVLRLAHNAITSLRPRTFKDLHFLEELQLGHNRIQQLGEKTFEGLGQLEVLTLNDNQIHEVKVGAFFGLFNMAVMNLSGNCLRSLPERVFQGLGKLHSLHLEHSCLGRIRLHTFAGLSGLRRLFLRGNSISSMEEQSLAGLSELLELDLTANQLTHLPGRLFQGLGQLEYLLLSYNQLSVLSEDILRPLQRVFWLDVSHNRLEALSEGLFSPLGRLRYLSLRNNSLQTFSPQHGLERLWLDDNPWDCRCPLKALRDFALQNPSIVPRFVQTVCEGDDCQPVYTFNNITCAGPANVSGLDLRDISETHFVHC